A genomic stretch from Dyella sp. M7H15-1 includes:
- the carA gene encoding glutamine-hydrolyzing carbamoyl-phosphate synthase small subunit, with the protein MPISALLALEDGSVFHGHAVGATGETVGEVVFNTAMTGYQEILTDPSYARQIVTLTYPHIGNTGCNAEDEESTAVHTAGLIVRDVPRRASNWRSTESLPDYLKRHGIVAIAGIDTRRLTRILRDKGAQSGCIVAGESIDVDAALAKARAFPGLNGMDLAKMVSVNKSYNWNEGVYDLDRTVFHETDKRFNVVAYDYGVKRNILRLLAERGCEITVVPAQTPAADVLAMNPDGVFLSNGPGDPAACDYAIAAAHEFLAREIPLFGICLGHQIMGAAVGAKTMKMKFGHHGVNHPVKDHDDGRVLITSQNHGFAVDASTLPSYVRITHTSLFDGSLQGFALTDRPAFCFQGHPEASPGPHDMGYLFDRFAQLMRDSGLGTRDSRKGK; encoded by the coding sequence ATGCCCATTTCCGCTCTGCTTGCCCTCGAAGACGGCAGCGTGTTCCACGGCCACGCCGTGGGTGCGACTGGTGAAACCGTCGGCGAGGTAGTTTTCAACACAGCGATGACGGGCTACCAGGAGATCCTCACCGATCCATCCTATGCCCGTCAGATTGTGACCCTGACGTACCCTCATATTGGCAACACCGGTTGCAATGCCGAGGACGAAGAATCCACCGCCGTGCATACTGCCGGGTTGATCGTGCGGGATGTACCACGTCGGGCCAGCAACTGGCGCAGCACCGAAAGTCTGCCCGATTACCTCAAGCGGCACGGCATCGTGGCCATCGCTGGCATCGACACGCGGCGCCTTACCCGCATCCTGCGCGACAAGGGTGCCCAGAGCGGCTGCATCGTGGCTGGCGAGTCGATCGATGTCGATGCCGCGCTGGCCAAAGCGCGGGCCTTCCCGGGTCTCAATGGCATGGACCTGGCCAAGATGGTCAGCGTCAACAAGTCGTATAACTGGAATGAGGGCGTATACGACCTCGACCGTACCGTGTTCCACGAAACGGACAAGCGCTTCAATGTGGTGGCCTACGATTACGGAGTGAAGCGCAACATTCTGCGTCTGCTGGCCGAGCGCGGTTGCGAGATCACGGTGGTGCCTGCGCAGACACCGGCCGCCGACGTGCTGGCCATGAATCCGGATGGCGTGTTCCTTTCCAATGGCCCAGGTGATCCGGCGGCCTGCGATTACGCCATTGCCGCCGCACATGAATTTTTGGCTAGGGAAATTCCGTTGTTCGGCATCTGCCTTGGTCACCAGATCATGGGTGCCGCCGTGGGCGCGAAGACCATGAAGATGAAGTTCGGCCATCACGGCGTAAACCATCCGGTGAAGGATCATGACGACGGCCGCGTGCTAATCACCTCGCAGAACCATGGTTTTGCGGTGGATGCGTCCACCCTGCCTTCCTATGTGCGCATCACGCATACCTCGCTGTTCGACGGTTCGCTGCAGGGCTTTGCGCTGACCGATCGCCCCGCGTTCTGCTTCCAGGGGCATCCGGAAGCGAGCCCTGGGCCGCACGACATGGGTTATCTCTTCGATCGGTTTGCACAACTGATGCGGGACTCGGGACTCGGGACTCGGGACTCGAGGAAGGGCAAGTGA
- a CDS encoding PilW family protein, translating to MSIRLHRQRGLSLVELMIAVVLGLVVSAGIVTLFTASNNSDLARAQLERLQEEGRFAITQITNDLAMSGAQYCVGTGGNAYASAAGTYLDRLRAPTVYASNPDALMAALNDVTTSWNAPYPPAPAAPYSLPSFLAMRGYDCSINDCTPVDPSIKQNLNGFGIPGMGVKVDDRVVGASVITVRYVDPAGGLAISTDENAVGSTLIRNADGTVTAKLDPSSYKPAAKDFPLAMLADCSGAQIFAVSGQGSFQLVSTGDNFVQPTISPNMVAPKLFDLGRDLTTVTYFLKVVDNGDGMGHTTGALVRRVNGGDGGASEEIARGIERLDFRYGVQLADGTVRHYSAEQVDNSSAADCPTMPLPIHGNDDHGCLWRSVSFIEVDLLVDGQRPLYSLTPNELAYSYATDGMTTLAPPSASQRKVTPLQQGFPVPMLRREFTAVVALRNFNP from the coding sequence ATGAGCATCCGCCTGCATCGCCAACGTGGACTATCCTTGGTCGAGTTGATGATTGCGGTGGTGTTGGGGCTTGTGGTGAGTGCGGGCATCGTCACCCTGTTTACCGCCAGCAACAACAGCGACCTTGCTCGGGCACAACTGGAACGCTTGCAGGAGGAGGGGCGCTTCGCTATCACGCAGATCACGAATGATCTGGCCATGAGTGGCGCGCAATATTGCGTGGGTACCGGTGGCAATGCGTACGCCAGTGCTGCGGGAACCTATCTGGACAGGCTGCGTGCACCCACCGTCTATGCTAGCAATCCCGATGCACTGATGGCGGCATTAAATGATGTGACGACATCTTGGAACGCCCCATACCCACCCGCGCCTGCCGCGCCGTACTCCCTGCCTTCGTTCCTTGCCATGCGCGGCTACGATTGTTCGATCAATGATTGCACGCCTGTCGATCCTAGCATCAAGCAAAATCTCAACGGATTCGGCATCCCCGGCATGGGCGTGAAGGTGGATGACCGCGTGGTTGGTGCGTCGGTGATCACCGTTCGCTACGTCGACCCGGCGGGCGGCCTGGCGATCTCCACCGATGAAAATGCAGTGGGCAGCACGCTTATTCGCAATGCCGATGGCACGGTAACGGCCAAACTGGACCCCTCATCGTATAAGCCCGCAGCCAAGGATTTTCCGCTCGCCATGTTGGCCGATTGCTCCGGTGCGCAAATTTTTGCTGTTTCGGGGCAGGGGAGTTTCCAGCTTGTGTCCACCGGCGATAATTTCGTGCAACCGACGATTTCCCCGAATATGGTCGCACCGAAGTTGTTTGATCTAGGGCGTGATCTGACCACGGTGACTTACTTTCTGAAAGTCGTGGATAACGGTGATGGCATGGGACATACCACCGGCGCTTTGGTCCGCCGCGTCAATGGTGGAGATGGTGGGGCATCGGAAGAGATCGCACGGGGCATAGAGCGGCTCGATTTTCGATATGGTGTCCAACTCGCCGATGGCACGGTTCGCCACTACAGCGCGGAGCAAGTCGATAACAGCAGTGCTGCGGATTGTCCAACCATGCCGTTACCCATTCACGGCAACGACGATCATGGCTGTTTATGGCGATCGGTCAGTTTTATCGAAGTCGATCTGTTGGTGGACGGGCAGCGCCCGCTGTATTCACTGACACCCAACGAACTGGCTTATAGCTACGCAACAGATGGGATGACGACGCTGGCGCCTCCCTCGGCAAGTCAGCGAAAAGTCACGCCGTTGCAACAAGGTTTTCCCGTGCCAATGCTGCGACGTGAGTTCACTGCTGTCGTGGCATTGCGCAATTTCAATCCCTAA
- a CDS encoding PilC/PilY family type IV pilus protein yields the protein MPLDRTQAVPSLAVLGLNGSVLAAGLLAFRGGYNFADWSGVLQAVSLNVDGTPADVIWNAGAMLTDAAVTSPGHRIILTAATDAVGNVAAMAFEPASAFDAKETTGLMSPESGKSTADTLAARVGYLRGERVNEFDGVMRTRSSLLGAIINTQTVYVDDATGHYTDSWPTRIKNVSVPAPEMAAGAQTYQQFVADNAKRSPVVYIGANDGMLHAFNAPVPTCDAQGQCEVVAGAGKELWAYVPRAVYANLGNLTSKADFQYQPTVDATPVMRDVFFSEQGSHEWHTLLVGGVRLGGRGVYALDITHPTTVSEARPERTFLWEFDADATAGTSSTGETYYPADLGYTYGQPAMARLANGRWAVLIPSGYFPDCSKPDKPAHCEEAATQAPANDSALFVLDAQTGEVIRELKTPTHIDGVTSYGLTTPVLGDYNDDQVDDIAFAGDLAGNLWRFDLSAPDPSGWKITLAYRPVVQGAQPITVMPRLFADPHTHRFIVVFGTGKYLGVSDKSADIPVQSLYGIRDNVDSRGNPITVTRDSLQAQILRQVAVNDALLRNLTSEPLSQTARGWYIDLDVMAGERVVATPTALFNTGSVLFSTLIPDGDAPFGAVMAVDAATGGPGNTVSLGGISYVGGVTNQAHSMGSLPIATAVGGGKLILPGIHLKGGNDELKQPFSLGSPIWRRRSWSLLTPDY from the coding sequence TTGCCACTGGATCGCACACAGGCGGTGCCGTCACTGGCTGTGCTTGGCTTAAACGGGAGTGTTCTGGCGGCAGGTTTGCTTGCGTTCAGAGGTGGTTACAACTTCGCGGATTGGTCGGGTGTCCTGCAGGCCGTCAGCTTGAACGTGGATGGAACACCGGCCGACGTGATCTGGAACGCTGGCGCCATGCTGACGGATGCAGCCGTGACGTCGCCCGGACATCGCATCATCCTTACTGCCGCCACCGATGCGGTCGGCAACGTGGCCGCCATGGCGTTTGAGCCAGCATCCGCCTTTGATGCAAAGGAAACCACTGGACTGATGTCGCCGGAGTCCGGGAAGAGCACTGCCGACACACTTGCGGCGCGTGTTGGGTATCTTCGTGGTGAACGTGTCAATGAGTTTGATGGCGTGATGCGTACGCGCAGCAGTCTGCTTGGGGCGATCATCAACACTCAAACCGTGTATGTGGATGATGCCACCGGACATTACACCGATAGCTGGCCAACCAGGATCAAGAACGTCTCCGTCCCGGCCCCTGAGATGGCTGCAGGCGCGCAGACTTATCAGCAATTCGTGGCCGACAACGCCAAGCGTTCGCCCGTGGTCTATATCGGTGCCAACGACGGCATGTTGCATGCGTTCAACGCGCCGGTTCCGACATGCGATGCGCAAGGTCAGTGCGAGGTAGTCGCTGGTGCGGGAAAAGAGCTTTGGGCCTATGTGCCGCGCGCCGTGTATGCCAACCTCGGCAACCTTACCAGCAAAGCGGATTTTCAGTACCAGCCCACGGTGGACGCTACGCCTGTCATGCGTGACGTATTTTTCAGCGAGCAAGGTTCACACGAATGGCATACCTTGCTAGTGGGTGGTGTGAGGCTGGGGGGGCGTGGCGTTTACGCGCTGGATATCACGCATCCGACCACGGTGAGCGAGGCACGTCCCGAGCGCACGTTTCTTTGGGAATTCGATGCCGATGCCACAGCGGGCACATCTAGTACAGGCGAAACCTACTATCCGGCAGACCTTGGCTATACCTATGGGCAGCCGGCCATGGCACGGCTGGCCAATGGTCGCTGGGCGGTACTCATTCCCAGTGGCTATTTCCCTGACTGCAGCAAGCCTGATAAGCCTGCGCATTGCGAGGAAGCGGCAACGCAAGCGCCCGCCAACGACAGCGCCTTGTTCGTGCTGGATGCGCAAACGGGCGAAGTCATCCGTGAACTCAAGACGCCGACCCACATCGATGGCGTAACCAGCTACGGCCTCACCACACCAGTCCTTGGTGACTACAACGATGACCAGGTCGACGACATAGCCTTTGCCGGTGACCTTGCCGGCAACCTGTGGCGCTTCGACTTGTCGGCACCGGACCCGTCTGGCTGGAAAATAACGCTGGCCTATCGGCCTGTGGTGCAAGGCGCCCAACCCATCACTGTCATGCCCCGGCTCTTCGCTGACCCGCACACCCATCGTTTTATCGTCGTATTTGGCACTGGCAAATATCTCGGGGTAAGCGACAAGTCGGCGGATATCCCTGTGCAATCTTTGTATGGCATCCGAGACAACGTGGATAGCCGCGGCAACCCCATCACGGTGACGCGCGACAGTTTGCAAGCGCAAATCCTGCGTCAGGTTGCGGTGAATGATGCCTTGCTCCGCAACCTGACATCCGAACCTTTGTCGCAGACAGCACGTGGCTGGTACATCGACCTGGATGTGATGGCCGGTGAACGGGTCGTGGCAACGCCAACAGCCTTGTTCAACACTGGCAGTGTGCTCTTCAGCACCCTGATACCGGATGGCGATGCTCCTTTCGGTGCCGTGATGGCGGTCGATGCAGCAACCGGCGGCCCAGGCAACACCGTTTCGCTTGGTGGCATCTCGTATGTTGGCGGCGTGACGAATCAAGCTCACAGTATGGGCAGCTTGCCTATCGCAACGGCGGTAGGTGGCGGCAAGCTGATCCTGCCAGGCATCCACCTGAAGGGTGGAAACGATGAACTAAAGCAACCCTTTTCTCTCGGCAGCCCGATCTGGCGTCGACGTTCATGGTCCCTGTTGACCCCCGATTATTGA
- a CDS encoding nucleotidyl transferase AbiEii/AbiGii toxin family protein, with the protein MSELRQPSPLRDNASNLSVISMCRHPSESWDSALAKALNQRGASPRWGLARLSQLERQKEAVKKRLPIWINDTVRPLLEKALQDEGIGATIDIDLQHPEKLQLHYPFLDHNDGAYDYVKKWVILEFGGRSTGEPHHIENVACDMVGIMPDLIFPTAMPQVMNVARTFWEKATVVHVFCKKGSFRGDRFARHWHDLVALANSEHFETIITNRDVAQAVATHKSYFFREKDANGQFVDYEATVCGQLQLVPTGDARKAIEADYRDTQLMMDGTSLEFDQLMDTCQKIQDRANQEMAA; encoded by the coding sequence ATGAGTGAGTTACGACAGCCCTCTCCTCTTCGGGACAATGCTTCGAACTTAAGCGTCATTTCAATGTGTCGTCATCCCAGCGAAAGCTGGGATAGTGCGCTCGCGAAGGCGCTCAATCAGCGAGGTGCAAGTCCTCGTTGGGGGTTAGCCCGACTTTCGCAACTTGAACGCCAGAAAGAGGCGGTAAAAAAACGGCTTCCAATTTGGATCAACGACACCGTCCGCCCGCTCTTGGAAAAAGCCCTGCAGGACGAGGGCATTGGTGCGACGATCGATATCGATCTCCAGCATCCTGAAAAACTTCAGCTTCACTACCCGTTCCTCGATCACAACGACGGCGCTTATGATTACGTCAAGAAGTGGGTGATCCTCGAGTTCGGGGGGCGATCCACGGGGGAGCCGCACCACATCGAGAATGTGGCCTGCGACATGGTGGGCATCATGCCGGACCTCATTTTTCCCACGGCAATGCCGCAAGTCATGAATGTCGCGCGCACCTTTTGGGAGAAAGCCACCGTCGTGCATGTCTTTTGTAAGAAAGGAAGTTTCCGAGGTGATCGCTTCGCACGTCACTGGCACGACTTGGTTGCATTGGCGAACAGTGAGCACTTCGAAACTATCATCACCAACCGAGATGTGGCCCAAGCAGTGGCGACACACAAGTCGTACTTTTTTCGTGAAAAGGACGCAAACGGCCAATTTGTGGACTACGAGGCAACTGTTTGCGGACAGTTGCAGTTGGTGCCCACCGGCGATGCGCGCAAAGCCATTGAAGCCGATTACCGCGACACTCAGCTGATGATGGATGGCACATCACTTGAGTTCGATCAATTGATGGACACATGCCAAAAGATTCAGGATCGCGCGAACCAGGAAATGGCCGCGTAA
- the greA gene encoding transcription elongation factor GreA, protein MSRAPITKTGSERLRGELDRLKSVERPKIIAAIAEARAHGDLKENAEYHAAREQQSFTEGRIAELEAALSTAEVIDVSRLNPGNKVVFGATVELEEESGESVTYQIVGDLEADIKMRLIAVSSPIARALIGKSEGDSFEFRAPNGVKRYEITGVSYE, encoded by the coding sequence ATGAGTCGCGCCCCCATCACGAAAACAGGTTCGGAGCGTTTGCGAGGCGAGTTGGATCGCCTGAAGTCGGTCGAACGTCCAAAGATTATCGCTGCCATTGCCGAAGCGCGGGCCCACGGCGATCTCAAGGAAAACGCCGAGTATCACGCCGCACGTGAGCAACAGAGCTTTACCGAAGGCCGTATTGCCGAACTGGAAGCGGCGCTGTCCACGGCGGAGGTGATTGACGTATCGCGGTTGAACCCCGGCAACAAGGTCGTGTTCGGCGCGACGGTGGAGCTTGAGGAAGAAAGTGGTGAATCGGTGACCTACCAGATCGTGGGCGATCTGGAAGCCGACATCAAAATGCGCCTGATCGCAGTGTCTTCGCCCATCGCCCGTGCCCTGATCGGCAAAAGCGAAGGCGATAGCTTCGAGTTCAGGGCGCCCAACGGTGTGAAGCGCTACGAGATCACTGGCGTCAGTTATGAGTGA
- the carB gene encoding carbamoyl-phosphate synthase large subunit encodes MPKRTDIKSILIIGAGPIVIGQACEFDYSGAQACKALKEEGYRVILVNSNPATIMTDPETADAVYIEPINWQTVERIIAKERPNAVLPTMGGQTGLNCALDLADHGVLEKYGVKLIGASREAIRMAEDRELFRVAMSEIGLECPKAAVARSFEQAVEIQATVGYPTIIRPSFTLGGSGGGIAYNREEFEEIVKRGLELSPVHEVLVEESVLGWKEFEMEVVRDKTDNCIIVCSIENLDPMGVHTGDSITVAPAQTLTDKEYQRLRDASIAVLRKIGVDTGGSNVQFGVNAETGRVVVIEMNPRVSRSSALASKATGFPIAKIAAKLAIGYTLDELKNDITGGLTPASFEPTIDYVVTKIPRFAFEKFPQADARLTTQMKSVGEVMAIGRSFHESLQKALRGLEIGKTGLNPTGLDIASAAGLATLKRELREPRPDRVFHLADAFRAGLSLEEVHDLSRVDPWFLSAFEDIVLTEKEVGEQGITALDAARVRELKRLGFSDARLAELIHTDEAAVRHLRRTLGVRPVYKRVDSCAAEFATTTAYMYSTYEEECEANPTSRDKIIVLGGGPNRIGQGIEFDYCCVHAALALREDGFETIMVNCNPETVSTDYDISDRLYFEPLTLEDVLEIVDLEKPKGVIVQYGGQTPLKLARALEAAGAPIIGTTPDSIDLAEDRERFQQMIHKLGLTQPPNRTARNVDEALALAREIGYPLVVRPSYVLGGRAMEVVYDDADLSRYIREAVQVSNDSPVLLDRFLDHAVEVDVDIIADQDGDVLVGGIMEHIEEAGVHSGDSSCSLPPYSLTPTIQNELRRQVSLMAKELKVVGLMNTQFAIQGDTVFILEVNPRASRTVPFVSKATGMPLAKIAARCMAGRSLIAQSTTREVIPGYYSVKEAIFPFLKFQNVDPILGPEMRSTGEVMGVGRSFGAAFARGHDAAGIKTPPKGKVFVSVRDADKDRLLTVAKDIAMRGFTLVATAGTASYLTEHGVACERINKVAEGRPHIVDLIKNGEIVYIVNTTEGKQAIADSFSIRREALQHRVTYSTTVAGARALVHSLDFHDTGEVHSLQELHKELSA; translated from the coding sequence ATGCCCAAGCGTACAGACATCAAGAGCATCCTCATCATCGGCGCCGGTCCGATCGTCATCGGCCAGGCCTGCGAGTTCGATTACTCCGGTGCGCAGGCGTGTAAGGCGCTGAAGGAAGAGGGCTACCGGGTCATCCTGGTGAACTCCAATCCCGCCACCATCATGACCGACCCGGAAACGGCGGACGCGGTCTACATCGAGCCGATCAACTGGCAGACCGTGGAGCGCATCATTGCCAAGGAACGTCCGAATGCCGTGCTGCCGACCATGGGCGGCCAGACCGGCTTGAACTGTGCACTCGATCTGGCTGACCACGGCGTGCTCGAAAAGTATGGCGTGAAACTGATCGGCGCCTCGCGCGAAGCCATCCGCATGGCCGAGGACCGCGAGCTGTTCCGCGTCGCGATGTCCGAGATTGGCCTGGAATGTCCGAAGGCCGCGGTCGCGCGTTCGTTTGAACAAGCGGTGGAGATCCAGGCCACCGTCGGTTACCCGACCATCATCCGTCCCAGTTTCACACTTGGCGGCTCGGGTGGCGGTATCGCCTATAACCGCGAAGAATTCGAGGAAATCGTCAAGCGCGGCCTGGAGCTGTCGCCGGTGCATGAAGTGCTGGTGGAAGAGTCCGTACTCGGCTGGAAGGAATTCGAGATGGAAGTGGTCCGCGACAAAACGGACAACTGCATCATCGTGTGCTCGATCGAAAACCTCGATCCGATGGGCGTGCACACCGGCGACTCGATCACGGTCGCGCCGGCACAGACGCTCACCGACAAGGAATACCAGCGCCTGCGCGATGCTTCCATCGCCGTGCTGCGCAAGATCGGTGTGGATACCGGCGGCTCCAACGTGCAGTTCGGCGTGAATGCCGAAACCGGCCGCGTGGTGGTGATCGAGATGAATCCGCGTGTGTCGCGTTCGTCTGCGCTGGCGTCGAAAGCCACGGGTTTCCCTATCGCCAAGATCGCCGCGAAACTGGCTATTGGTTACACGCTGGATGAACTCAAGAACGACATCACCGGCGGTCTCACGCCAGCCTCGTTCGAGCCGACCATCGACTACGTGGTCACCAAGATTCCGCGCTTCGCCTTTGAGAAATTCCCGCAGGCCGACGCACGCCTCACCACTCAGATGAAATCAGTGGGCGAGGTGATGGCGATAGGTCGCAGCTTCCACGAATCGCTGCAGAAGGCGCTGCGTGGTCTGGAGATCGGCAAGACGGGCCTAAATCCGACCGGTTTGGATATCGCCAGCGCGGCGGGTTTGGCTACGCTCAAGCGCGAACTGCGTGAGCCGCGTCCGGATCGCGTGTTCCATCTTGCAGATGCCTTCCGAGCTGGTCTGAGTCTGGAAGAAGTGCACGACCTAAGCCGCGTCGATCCCTGGTTCCTCTCTGCTTTCGAAGATATCGTGCTGACCGAGAAGGAAGTCGGGGAACAGGGCATCACTGCGCTCGATGCGGCGCGCGTGCGTGAACTGAAGCGCCTCGGTTTCTCCGACGCACGCCTGGCCGAACTCATCCATACCGACGAGGCGGCCGTGCGCCATCTGCGTCGCACATTGGGCGTGCGGCCGGTCTACAAGCGCGTGGATTCTTGCGCCGCCGAATTCGCCACCACCACGGCCTACATGTACTCGACCTATGAGGAAGAGTGCGAAGCCAACCCGACCAGCCGCGACAAGATCATCGTGCTGGGCGGCGGTCCGAATCGCATCGGCCAGGGTATTGAGTTCGACTACTGCTGTGTGCACGCCGCCCTGGCACTGCGCGAAGACGGGTTCGAGACCATCATGGTCAACTGCAACCCGGAAACCGTATCGACCGACTATGACATCTCTGATCGTCTGTACTTCGAGCCACTGACGCTGGAAGACGTGCTGGAAATCGTCGACCTGGAAAAGCCCAAGGGCGTGATCGTGCAATACGGCGGCCAGACGCCGCTAAAGCTGGCGCGTGCGCTTGAAGCCGCCGGTGCACCGATCATCGGCACCACGCCGGATTCGATCGACCTGGCCGAAGACCGCGAGCGCTTCCAGCAGATGATCCACAAGCTGGGCCTCACCCAGCCACCGAACCGCACTGCGCGCAATGTTGATGAAGCCTTGGCGCTGGCGCGCGAGATCGGCTATCCGCTAGTGGTGCGTCCCAGCTATGTGCTGGGTGGTCGCGCAATGGAAGTGGTGTACGACGATGCGGATCTGTCGCGCTACATCCGCGAGGCCGTGCAGGTGTCGAATGATTCGCCGGTGCTGCTGGATCGCTTTCTCGATCACGCGGTGGAAGTCGATGTCGACATCATCGCCGACCAAGACGGCGACGTGCTAGTCGGTGGCATCATGGAGCATATTGAAGAAGCCGGTGTGCATTCGGGTGATTCATCTTGCTCGCTACCGCCCTATTCGCTGACGCCAACCATCCAGAACGAGCTGCGTCGCCAAGTCAGCCTGATGGCGAAGGAACTGAAGGTCGTCGGCCTGATGAATACGCAGTTCGCCATCCAGGGCGATACGGTGTTTATTCTCGAAGTGAACCCGCGTGCTTCGCGTACCGTGCCGTTCGTCTCTAAGGCGACAGGCATGCCGCTGGCCAAAATTGCCGCGCGCTGTATGGCGGGTCGCAGTCTGATCGCGCAAAGCACGACGCGTGAAGTGATTCCGGGCTACTACTCAGTGAAGGAAGCGATCTTCCCGTTCCTGAAATTCCAGAACGTCGACCCAATCCTTGGTCCGGAAATGCGCTCCACCGGCGAGGTGATGGGCGTGGGCCGCAGCTTCGGCGCCGCCTTTGCGCGAGGCCACGATGCGGCCGGCATCAAGACACCGCCCAAAGGCAAGGTGTTCGTGTCGGTGCGTGACGCCGACAAGGACCGCCTACTGACGGTAGCCAAGGACATCGCCATGCGCGGCTTCACATTGGTCGCTACAGCAGGTACGGCAAGCTACCTTACCGAACACGGCGTGGCCTGCGAACGCATCAACAAGGTGGCCGAAGGTCGGCCACATATCGTCGACCTGATCAAGAACGGTGAGATCGTCTATATCGTCAATACCACCGAGGGCAAGCAGGCGATCGCCGACTCGTTTTCGATCCGGCGTGAGGCCTTGCAACATCGCGTCACTTATTCCACTACGGTTGCAGGTGCCCGCGCGTTGGTTCATTCGCTGGATTTCCATGACACTGGCGAAGTCCATAGCCTGCAGGAACTTCACAAGGAGCTGAGCGCATGA
- the pilV gene encoding type IV pilus modification protein PilV has translation MPYLPVQRGVTLVEVLVALLIFSVGLIGVVALLVMSARSSHAAYLRSQVTFLAQGMADRMQANPIAVWKGDYNGTYPNGASQDCTAGCTPQQLALHDKGIWSSQLTTFLPSDAQARIICSSAGLAYVPSSDQLALRPPYGGSCKMSVSWTEQGVGAKGSGKNDPAPQTFAWEFQP, from the coding sequence ATGCCGTATCTGCCAGTCCAGCGAGGCGTTACCTTGGTTGAGGTGCTGGTTGCCTTGCTGATCTTCAGTGTCGGATTGATCGGTGTGGTGGCTTTGCTGGTGATGTCAGCGCGCTCCAGCCACGCCGCCTATCTGCGTTCCCAGGTCACGTTTCTCGCGCAGGGCATGGCCGATCGCATGCAGGCCAATCCCATTGCCGTATGGAAGGGCGATTACAACGGCACCTATCCGAACGGAGCGAGCCAGGATTGCACCGCAGGTTGCACACCCCAGCAGCTCGCCCTGCATGACAAGGGTATTTGGAGCAGCCAGCTCACTACCTTTCTACCATCGGACGCACAAGCGCGCATCATCTGCAGCAGCGCCGGGCTGGCCTATGTCCCGTCATCGGATCAGTTGGCCCTGCGCCCGCCGTATGGCGGCAGTTGCAAGATGAGCGTTAGTTGGACCGAGCAGGGTGTCGGTGCAAAGGGTTCCGGCAAGAACGATCCCGCGCCGCAGACATTTGCCTGGGAATTCCAGCCATGA
- a CDS encoding PilX N-terminal domain-containing pilus assembly protein — protein MALIFLLLITMLAISASQRSLLQQRMAGSLRSAQQARMSAETALRGAEYKIWSIASHAGVRLHCQEGGISADDGCIIYRALSAPYGARGVVTTFQKASGWVENVGKSYAGPMLAGYMDTNGEPTAVLARNPVYLIEDLGSERPPGVGSLHESGNTGPNNRGADEVDVHVYRITARGAGGNPVSVSVVQSTFSAPASP, from the coding sequence ATGGCACTGATCTTCCTGTTGCTGATAACCATGCTAGCCATCAGTGCTTCCCAGCGTTCCCTATTGCAACAACGCATGGCCGGCAGCTTGCGCAGTGCGCAACAAGCCAGGATGAGTGCCGAAACTGCGCTACGGGGGGCGGAGTACAAGATCTGGTCGATCGCCAGCCACGCAGGTGTCCGGTTGCATTGCCAGGAAGGCGGAATTTCCGCGGATGATGGTTGCATTATCTACCGCGCGCTAAGTGCTCCTTATGGTGCTCGGGGTGTCGTGACCACCTTTCAGAAGGCTTCCGGGTGGGTGGAGAACGTTGGCAAGAGCTACGCCGGGCCGATGCTCGCGGGGTACATGGACACAAACGGGGAACCGACCGCTGTGCTCGCCAGAAATCCCGTATACCTGATCGAAGACCTTGGTAGTGAGCGACCGCCTGGGGTGGGCAGCTTGCACGAATCCGGCAACACGGGGCCCAACAACCGTGGTGCGGATGAGGTGGACGTTCACGTCTATCGCATCACCGCACGGGGTGCCGGTGGCAACCCTGTGAGCGTGAGTGTGGTGCAGAGCACCTTCAGTGCACCGGCAAGTCCTTGA